Genomic segment of Chloracidobacterium sp. N:
AATGACGGGCCGTGTGGGTTGGACCAGTCGGCCGAAGCCATCCAGCGGTCATAGCGCTCTACGATCGCGCGGTGCGAGCGGTAATTGGTCGTCAATTTCACCACCTTGCAACCCGGCATCCGCTGCGGGAACTCGAGGATGTTGCGCACGGTGGCCCCGCGAAAGCGATACAGGCTTTGGTCCTCATCCCCCACTACGCAGAGATTGCGTGTCTTCTCCGTGAGCTTGAGGAGAAGCTGCTCCTGGATGTAGTTGGTGTCCTGGTACTCGTCCACGAGGACGTAGCGCAGGTCACGAGTCACGGCGTCCGCAGTGTCTGGATCGCTCAGCAGGTCGTACACGAGACGCTGCAGGTGCGCAAAGTCGGTCCGGTTGGCGTTGAGAAGCGCGCGCTCGTAGCGACGGTATGCATGGCCGATAGCCACATGGAACGGGTCAGCGGAGGCGATGAGCTGTGCTGGATCGACGAGCTCTTCAGTAATCTTGTTGAAGTAGCCGCGTGCGCCCTCAATCGCGGTCCAGCGAGTCTTCCAACGCCCAAGAAAAAAGCCGTTCTCCGCCGGCCCGATGATCTCATCGAAGTGTTCGAAGATAAAGAGAAGCTGCGTGAGCTCGTCGAGCGTATCGAAGCCATGACCAAGGTTGGTGCGATGGCGATGCTGCAAGAGGATGCGATTGCAGAAGCCGTGGATCGTGGAGACGGTCAGCTCCGAAAGATCGCCGGTGTAGCCGACCTTGCGAGCGGCGGTGGCCAAGCGGTCGCGCATCTCGAAAGCGGCCTTCTCGGTGAACGTGCAGAGCACCAGTTGCCGCGGCAGCGCTTTCCCCAACAGCAGCAGATTCAGCGCACGAAGCACGATGCTGTAGGTCTTGCCGGAACCGGGGCCGGCGATCACGAGGAGCGGGCCGTCGAGATGAGCGACGATGGTCCGTTGTGCGTCGTTGAGGTCTTGGTAGTGTTTCGTGATGGTGGGCGCGATGTTCATAACAGTCCCGCCTTCCGAAAGCTGAATGTGTCTTGTGCCGATACGATCAGATGATCGACCACTTTGAGATGCACCGTCTCCGCGGCGAGGACGATGGCCCGAGTGAGCACCTTGTCGTGCTCGCTCGGCTTAAGGTCGGCGTTCGGATGGTTGTGCGCGAGCACGATCGCTGCAGCGCCGCGCTTGAGCGCCGCTTCGATGACCTTGCGTGGGTAGACAGTCGCGCGATCGATTGTGCCCTCCTCCAGCCTTTCCACGCCGTCGCGCAATAGCCGATAGCCCGAGTCCAGATAAGCGACCTCGAAGACCTCGTTCTTCAGTGCGCCGATCCGCATGCGCCAGAACTCGGAAAGCCGTTCCGGATCCGCGAACGAGTCAAGCCGCTCGGCACTCTGCTGGAGATAGAGCGTCGCAGCCGCCTTGATGATCTGCAGCGCAACCGGCGTGACGCTGCCGATGCCGGGCACCGCCCGCAGCTCCTCAATGGGCGCGTCCAGGATGCCGCGGAGATTGCCGAACCGCGCGATCAGCGCCTTGGCCGGCTGCTTCACATCGGCACGAGGAATCGCCAGCGTCAGCAGCAGCTCGACCACCTCATAGTCGGCAAAGCCAGCCAGCCCTGACCTAAGGAAGCGATCACGAAGACGCTGTCGGTGACCGCGATAGTTCCGTTCGCTTTCATTCATATTTCCCCCACGCGAAGTTGGCGTTGCCCGTCGGTGGCACACCGTATTTCCAGCGCTTGTCGTCGCGGAGGCACTCGCCGCCCCACTTGGAGACGTTGGAGGGCGGGGTTGTCGCGTTCGATGGCGGTCATGGCGTCGGCCATCCGCCAGAGCTGTGCTTCGTAGCCCAGCGTCGCGGTGCTTGAAGCTCCATCTCGATTGCGTTGCGATGTCATGGTGTGTTTTCTTCGAAGTGCAATGCAAATTTCGCC
This window contains:
- a CDS encoding RadC family protein, which translates into the protein MNESERNYRGHRQRLRDRFLRSGLAGFADYEVVELLLTLAIPRADVKQPAKALIARFGNLRGILDAPIEELRAVPGIGSVTPVALQIIKAAATLYLQQSAERLDSFADPERLSEFWRMRIGALKNEVFEVAYLDSGYRLLRDGVERLEEGTIDRATVYPRKVIEAALKRGAAAIVLAHNHPNADLKPSEHDKVLTRAIVLAAETVHLKVVDHLIVSAQDTFSFRKAGLL